One stretch of Candidatus Bathyarchaeota archaeon DNA includes these proteins:
- the larE gene encoding ATP-dependent sacrificial sulfur transferase LarE has protein sequence MTVEDYFGKYEVLKRLIDEKGAGGVVVAFSGGVDSSTLAAVCHDILGDKVVAVTANSPTYLSAELEDAKSVAKEIGIRHHIIETDEFSQQDFVSNPENRCFFCKTELLTSSQSFAREIGFTTVFEGTNFSDLGGHRPGFDAVKEGKNVFSPWVEAEFTKDEIRALAKSMGLSVHDKPSLACLASRIPFGVNITMEKLSRVGSAEQLIKEKFGVRQIRVRDHDGLARIEVGRDERHLLFDVGVMNTVVKELKLLGFNFITFDMEGYRTGSMLVTAENIGS, from the coding sequence TTCTAAAGCGTTTAATAGATGAAAAGGGGGCGGGTGGGGTCGTAGTTGCTTTCTCCGGAGGCGTGGACAGTTCAACTCTGGCTGCCGTATGCCATGATATCCTAGGAGATAAGGTCGTGGCAGTGACCGCTAATTCTCCGACGTACCTATCTGCGGAATTGGAGGACGCAAAGAGTGTGGCCAAGGAGATCGGCATTAGACACCATATAATCGAAACCGACGAGTTCTCACAGCAGGACTTTGTAAGCAATCCAGAGAATCGGTGTTTCTTCTGTAAAACTGAATTGCTGACCTCTTCCCAGTCATTCGCTCGTGAGATCGGTTTCACCACTGTCTTTGAGGGGACGAACTTTAGCGATCTAGGTGGTCACAGACCTGGGTTTGACGCAGTGAAGGAGGGGAAGAACGTTTTTAGCCCTTGGGTAGAGGCGGAATTCACGAAGGATGAGATTCGGGCCCTAGCAAAGAGTATGGGGCTATCGGTTCACGATAAGCCTTCATTAGCCTGTCTAGCGTCCAGAATTCCCTTCGGGGTCAATATCACGATGGAAAAGCTTTCCCGGGTCGGGTCGGCGGAGCAGCTCATCAAAGAGAAATTTGGCGTCAGGCAAATCCGGGTCCGGGACCACGATGGATTGGCGAGGATAGAGGTGGGACGGGACGAAAGGCATCTTCTTTTTGACGTTGGGGTCATGAATACGGTCGTCAAAGAACTAAAGTTATTGGGCTTCAACTTCATCACTTTTGACATGGAAGGTTACAGGACGGGAAGCATGCTGGTGACCGCCGAAAACATTGGAAGTTGA